TGACTAATTTTTGCCTCCTACCTTTTCTAGGCTGGCACAACATTGCTAACTGCAGCATTGCATAATGACTGTTTACCTGAGTCAAACAGTCAGACAATGAGATAACCTCAAAACCAGTGAgtctgccagcaccagcacaatTTCTCCGGTACGACCCATGAACAGCTGCATGGGGCTGATTCTCATtgaccctgcagtgctgctccctctgtgtTGCTGTAATGACTGAACTTCACTCATCACCCTTGTTCCCTTATGTCCTGGTTTAAGAGACAGGTGTCTGCCCAGGAAGGCAGCAAGCTTCCTGGGATGGAAAATATGACCaccttccctccaaattatgAAAACTTTCAAATAACAGGGCTTTCAGGCAGAAATAAGGGAAAAGGAGTAACAGTTTTTTAATAGAATATATATAATaaggcaaacaaacaaccaCAACGACAGCAGCAACAAGCAGAAGCAGGAATGCAGTCTCAGCCTTCTCTCGGGATCAGGACTCTCCCTGGGTGCAGTCTCCGTCACGGCCGGCAGGGGCGCTGCTGGCtcccggccgggcagggcgggTGCGATGATTGccctgcagggggcgctgtggggcaggggcgctgctggctcccggccgggcagggcgggTGCCGTGATTCCCCCgcgcctgcagggggcgctgtgcGCCGGCTCGGCCGCCTCTCCCTGCGGCAATGGCGGCTCAAGCCAGGGGGAAGAGGGGACGCGGCTCCCCTTGCAAAACTTACAGGGAGCAGGCACTCTCACTGCCACTCCAGATGGGGAGCTGGTCTGTAGCAAACCACAGTGCAGCCCCGTCTGGGGAAACACAGGTGCCCACTCCCCATACCACGTGTGACCTCTCTGCCATCCAGTCGCTGAGAGCTGAAGGGGCTGAGTCCAGCCCCTGACCCCCAGCCAAGTTTCAGTCAGCCCCCTGACATATCATGGTATCTCTGCATTTCCCAAGAAAACCCCCCAGCCAGAGAGCTCACTACCCAGCTACTAGCAACCCTTCTTCTGCAACTGAAccccttctcccctcctcccccaagACACTTCAGTGGAATTCCAAGACCTCCAGCTAGATCTTCTGTCTCATAAGTATCATCCATTCATCCTCTTTCAAGCaacaaatgggagaaaattacctgagagaaagaaagaaaaagaaagaaagaaaaagtctaACCCCTAACGCCTTCCTGTGTGGAGTATGCATAGTGTTTGTTTCTATGTACATGCCTGCAATAGACTCCATCAGCCTGAGGTTTGAATATACACATTAGTTCTGTGTACAGAGAAAAAAGTCTTATCTATAGCCTGATGCATTCCTCTCCCCCCACTCATTGCAATCTAGAAAAGGATGCAGGGGTTATTTGCAACTTTGTTCAATGACTGGATATGGCATCCCTGTCCGCGTCTCCTCCTAGTGAATAACACTTATGTAGGGAATGGTTTGTCCATCTTTGCTGcctatttctatttttgctgCCTATCTCCGAGGAGAGAGGAGCACTTGCAGAATACTTTTGAGCCCAGTTACATTAGGCAGCACAAGCAAGTATCCATAGCTTCTTCTGTGTGTGGGGAATATGGTGAGCAAGATTGGGATGATCAGAGACAATGCCATACTGAAAACTGTGGGGTTGGGAGACTGTGTTTGGAAGTCTGGAGAAGGCAGGCATTCATAAGAAGAGGCAAAATTACATTCCACGTGTCTCTGGATCCTTATGATGTCTCCACCCGCCAGCACTTAAGTGATGTTTAAGGGTGTACTGGGGTCTGGCTGCATAgggttaattttctttgtaagtAGACTGTATGGTGCTGCATTTAGGATTTGTGTCTAAAGCAAGCCCTGGTAACATACCTGTGTTCTGGCTATTGCTGAGCACTGCTTGCACAGCATCAAGGCTTTCTCTTACTCCCACTCAGACCCTCTCAGGGGTATTTGGGAATTTGGAGGGTGCACAAACAGGACAGCTGACCTAAAGTGACCCATATGATATTGTATGCTCTACAGTATCATCCACAGTAACAGATATTTGAGAGAAATTTTGGGAAGGCAGCCATTGCTCAGTGATTGATGGGCATCAGTCCACTTTTgcattacttttttccccccttcctctttccttcagTTAATAAACTATATTTATCTCACCCTGTGAGTTTACTCACTTTtgctctccccatcctgctgcgGTTTTCAGGGGAGAGTGAGCGAGATATTGTGGTGCTTAGCTGAGGGTGAGGGTCAACCTGCCAcaaagtgagaaaagaaaatcttcagaGTCTCTCTGGTATACACACAGTTGGGCTTCCACACAGCTACAGCATATTCCCATATTCaaatgtgcacacacaaacacatctgAGCCGTAATCCACGTACTCACTGCCCCAGTGTTTACCTCGGGATGTTGTGAATTGCCAAGGGATGCAGCACAACCAGCTGCATCTGCACCATGCCCGAGCCGTGCTGGGACGCTACTTGGAGATTCCTTCTACAGGGTACAGAGGCACCCATCTACTTGTTTACACCTTGCATGGCCTCCTGATTGCAGGGAGGGAGGACTCAGGGCTTCTACAGAGAGCACCATGGCATGTCTGGACTTTGGCCTGCTCCTCTATGTGGGTGCCAGAGTCAAGGGAGACCTTCGGCAAACCAAGAGTGCCTACAGGGCACTGGAGCCCAGGTGCTGTTCTCCTTGGTCCTGCCAGTGGAAATGCAAGGCTCGGGCAGGAGAGCCCCCAACCTGTGGGTTAAGACCGGACTGCGCAGCCAGTGTTGCAGACAGAGCTTTGGCTTTCATGGCAATGGACCCCTGCTTTGAGGAACAAGGACAAGGGCATGTTTTCCCACGGGCTTTCCAGCCTAACTGGGTTAGCTTGCCCTAAGGACACCCTGCATGCTGTGGGGCTTTCCTCCTTTTGTGGCCCTCCAGTGGTACTGTGGGCCCTCCTTGCACTCTTAACATCTGTTCCTTTCTTGGTCTCTGTGAAGCTACTCTCTGCTCTCTCAAGGTTCTTCCAGTCTTTCTGCTATATTTTCTCACCTCTCCAAGGCTACTGTTTGATCTCTGGGTCTCTTTCTTGCCTaccttttttcatctttctgagTCTAATCTTTGTTATCCTTTGCATTTGCAGACTTTATGCTACTTTCTTCTCTGAGGTTCTTTCAGGCTTTCTTCTAATCTCTCAGTGTCTGTGAGGCTACTCTGTTTTCTGGGACTCTCCCAACCTCTCCACTTCTTCCCTAGCCTCTCCAAAGCTGCTTTGGCTGTCTTTCAGTTTCTCCCCTCCTCTCACAGAGGAGACTTTGGAGCACTTTCAGTCTTGCTGCTTGCTTCATATCTCACTCACCCTTCAGCCCGTTTTTCTGAAGTTTGACTGGATTTTCTGGGGCTGTTTTCATCTTCCTTCAAGATTCATGGCATCTCAGCGgcttctcttctttcccctgGGACTTTTTCAACCTTCATGCTTGTTTCTTCCCTTGTCCAAGGCTATTTTCTGTTGCCCTTTTAGCCTCTTTCCTCTTAGCAGCTGCAGGCATACATTCCTAGAGCACTTTCAGAATCTGACACTTTCTTGTTATTGTCAAAGTCCCTTGTGTGTTCATCATGGTTCCTTCAGGCTTTCTAGTAGTTCCTTTACCTCTTTGAGGCTACTTTTTGTTCTCTGAGTCTTTTACAGATTTTTGgctcattttcccttctttgatGCTACTCTTTGGGGCACTATCAATCTTTCTatccccctctcttttttttaatcttcgTTTGAGGCCACCCTTGGTACTACTGAGTAGTCTGGAGCTCCTTTAATAGCTCTGACACTTTCTTGTTATCACTGAGCCTCTTCTGTATTCTCTGTGGGGTCCTTTGCcttatctctttctttcttgGCCTCTGACATggctgcattttgttttcttgagcACTTACaggctttctttccttccctgagGGCTAGTTTATGCACTCAGAATCTCTTTCTTACTCTCATTGCTTTGTTCACTTCTGCTTGGCTCCTGTTTCATCTGGGAATCTTTCAGCCTATCTTCTACTTCCCTGGCGTTTGGAGAGCTATTCTGTAATCATTCTCTAGCTGAGTGTTAATCAATATTCGCATTTTGTCTGAGACTTCTCAGTCTCCTCTGGATGTCTTTCAAGCTCTCTACTATTTTGTCCTCACTTCAGCTATTCTGTGTTCTCTGGGACTCTTGCAATCACTTTCCTATATCAGGCTCTCAAAAccatttttccattatttagGGATTTTTCACAACTTTTTCTGGTTTAATATTGTTTTGAAGGATGACAGAGGACTGGGGAAGGTGAGGAATTTTTTCACAAATGAAACAACTTCAAGAGCTTTGGATTTCAACTGCAGTGGAGCTGGAATAGATGTCTTACcttttggaagtattttttgGCCCTTTCTAGTTTTGGTGGTGGAGTTAGGAGATAAATGAGCTGAAAGAGgcacctttttaaaaatcctttatttttatataatccTAGTAAAAATCTTTTATATAAAGGCGAAAGTAGGTATTGCATAGAAGAAACACTGGTGCAAACATCACCCGGTGGGAATGGCATGTTGTTTCTTAGTGTCTACTCTCTACTGCACAACAGATGGCTAGCCCAGAGGCAATCATCTCCAGATTTCCCCATGCCAGCTACAGGATGAAGCTGCTCATCTTATGGAAAGAAGTTACATCAGAATTATGTGTGGCCTATTCCGTGCTGCTCCCAAACCCCGACTGCTgggaaaacataattttcctcCTTGCCTCTTCTATGCCTGACCAATATGCCACCCAGGAAAGACCATTAGAATCAATCTGGCTGCCTTCTGTGCTTGCATCCTCCCTGTGTGTGAATTTATATTTCATGCATAGAAATGGAGCAGGTGGGCACAGGATAGGAGAGTTGGCCTAATGTAGCCATAGTCCAGGAGCTCAAAGCATGACATATCCAAGGCATCTTCTGTCATCTTGGAGAAATTTATGTCATTGTCTTTTAGCATTTCACATGCTGCCACTTAGCTGTGGGCACTATTTTTGAGCACCTTCCACCTGGGCCTCCTGTAACAAACAGCCTTGGTATGACCAGGAGTGAGCAGAATTCACTGCTAATTCACACTTCATCAGCTTTCAAACAGAACTTCTTCAGGCAGTTCTCCTGTTTTGTCTCTGCACAAATTCTATGGCAGCTCCCCAGCATGAAGGAAGTAAGACAGCAGGTATGCTACAGTCTGCAGGAACACTCAGAGAAACAGCACTTTCACAGACCTGAACTGTGCTTTCATGAATTAGAGATACAGGGAGGTATGCATTTATACAAATCAATATTTGTGTATGTTAAAGATATTTTTACTCAGtatcagtttttatttaaaaacatgctAAAAACTTATAGTTAAATAATCAGAGTGACATTTGGGGAAAACACACAGGCAGCCACCCACCAGCATAAGCGAAGAAAGTGCATACATACATGAGCCAAAGCTCCCTTTGACCAGATTACAGGACAATTAGTGCCTTCTCTGACAAACTGACTGCTGCAACCTCATACTTTCCGGAGCTGTTTTTTGCTGCCTGGAAAATGGtattccctttctccttctttgaGGATGTCTGTCATCACCTCCCACATCAGAGAGTCAGCTAGAGACACAAATCAGTCCTGCTTTTGACTCCTCTCCTGTAGGTGGCTTCATAGAGATGAATACATGAAGCTCATGTAACTATCTCACTTAATACTGTGCTTAAAATGCCTAAAGtagtcattaaaaaaagatttcagGATCTATGCTTCTAGATCATGAAATGGAATGAAGCATTCTAGAAAAATAAGTTTGGATGGAAGGCAAAGTAGCTGAGTTTGCAACTACACATTTCATCTCTGAGTTACTCATaaacatcttttatttccttattaCTTTCACTAAtatattttaccatttttgTACAAAAACTGACTGCAGATTAAAATTTAAGATGCGGCAGGTACCACTGTGCGACCCAAAAGGACAGAGATGATTCTCCTACTCAACCCTGCACCTGGCTCTTTTTGAGCACCAGAAAATCTAGAGAAAGCTAAGTACCTCTGCCCAAAGGGAGAATGCAGTGGAGCCATCAGACGAAAACCATCCTGTCTTTTCTTGCAAAAATGGGAACACATCTTAGCAACTTTGGATACAGTCTTACATGTAGCAGCAGATACACTGGGCATCAGAGCCCCTTCTTCAACAGGGAACAGCCATCTCCAGTGAGGCTCAGATGCTCCTGGTCCCAATTTTTGTTAGAAATTGAAGTAAAACTGGATTCAGTTTCTGtgctttccctctgcttcttCCCTGACTCCTTCAAAGGTTATCCAAGTGAAATAGCTGAACCCATATGGCCTTGTCTACTTTAGTGGGAAACCAGAGCCCTGTGAAACTTGGGCATTGTGCTCATATGGGCAAGGGCTGTGCTCTAAGAATAGTAACCTTCTTCTTCACTGCAACACCCAAATTCATCTCTATCTCCCACACATTCACACTCCTTCCTGTCACACTGATTTCATAGGAACTCAAAGAAGTGACACGTAGGTCACACAAAACACTATTGCTGCCAGAAGTACAGATGCATGCAGGGCTTATTAGGAAGATAAATAGGGGACTAAAACCTCCCAGATATAAAGTGGCTCAACAGCTATTTTAGCCCACAAGGAAAAGATAGGCTGAATGATACAATGAAAATGACATCTTTTTAGAGCTTGAGGTATGCATGTTCAGACTGGACATAATAGAATCTTGTTTACCAGAGATGAGATGGCATGGCTCTGAAAGGCACAAAATCTCCGTCCTCAACAGTTTCTGAAACTCAGCCCAATAATGTAATAGTAATAATCAGAGCATTCTCCATTGTCTGagtctttccttcttccttccaaaacagcaaaaacttGTAACAATGGGTAAGTGGGGGCCCCATGCAATGAAGAAGCATTCAAAGTGGAGAAATACACATTCAAGTTTTCTAATAGGAATGTTGGTAAAAATATGCATTGAGTAAACTACCCCAGTGGATGAACTTGGTGATCTGTCAACGAAAAACAATTCCGTACTGAAGGTGTGCCAATACAGACCATCTCTAAGTGCTGTTCTGGAAATTGCCCCTTTTCTGCATCATCTGGTCAACTCATAATCAAACTGTCTTTTCTAGCTCAGGGAGACAGCTGTCTTTGGCCTGAGGAAATCCCTACAACAAAGGCCATGGCATGATAATGGTGCCATCAAATTGCCATTCCCTTCCTTCACATCCAGCAGCTTGCCATGCCTTGGGCAAACTTTTTGAAGCAGACAACACAGTCAGTGAAGTCTGCTGCCAGTAGGTCAGACTGCAATCTCTCTCCTTTGTGCCAGCAGTAACTTGCTTAGTCAGTACTTTTAGCTTTCAAAGTAGCATAACATAAagcagccaggcactgcttTGGGTGAGTAAAGGCATTGGAACTTTGCCTCGCAGAAGTAGGAAGCTCATCCTCTGGTCCGATGGGAAGGCTTTGCATTCCATCTGAGGAAAGAGTCTctgattttaaaggaaataccTTTGTTACAGTAAGGGCATCAAGGCCCTGATAAAGGTAGGTGCTTCCTCCCCACGGACTTGAGAAAAGTTATGTCTTTGCCTGCACCTACTGTCAACGTTGCAGAACATGTCCTCTGGAGATCGCACAGCAGTTCCCAAATTAATGTACAATAAATGTGTAAAACCAAAAACAGTAAGAAGTTATAAGTCAGGCAACTAAATTCTAAGCTATATTTATCATATAATAATCATCATTATCATAATAAAAAAGTATACACCGTAAGGTACAAGAagctgcaaagcaaagcagctccaATTTCTAGGACTCTCAGAGTGGCCTTTCTGAGTCTTCCAGTAAATTGGACATAAGGGTTGAAAACCTAATGGAAGACCTTGAAGAATTCTCCCTTGAAGTCAAACACACATAATTTTTGCACATATAGCATGGATTAGTagagcaaaacattttcttaagtTAAGAAACATTCTTAGAGCAGATCTATGATTTCATGTAGAAAATCCATTTGTTTGGGGAGTTTCCCCCCTCTTTGGCAAATAAATGGCAAATGTGAAACCgaaaaaagaaaagagtcaAATAAGTTGTGATAATAACTGGACAACTAACAACGAAGTGGATCTGTCAATGGGACGGATTTCCTCAGCAGGGCTAGGCGTGATGCTCCTTGCAGTCATTCTTCGTGTTCGCTTTATGATGAGACAGAAAGGTTGGTGTGATAATGTTTCAGAGGCTTTTAGGCATCATATTTTTTGCCAGTCCTGTGAATCTGCTGGAATAGTGTCATGGAGAAGGCCATGCCAAGaatctgaagaaaacaaacaataagGGATTTAGTACATGAAGGTTGCCAAAACTGCAGTGCTGACCTGTGTTCGTGGACAGCCGTGGTTTGAACAGTCATTCTACACTAACCATATTTCTCAAGCTTCTATACTGAGCAGTAAACCTGAATGTATGTTTTCAGGCACATAGTGATGTCCAGGGTTGTATCTGTCAGAGCACAGATGGAGGCCAAAAAGCTCTCAGGGTTCTTTGTCATACATGCAACAAATTTTTGGAATCAATACATACGAGTCACTCTTCCCTTTGACCCAACAACTTGTGCTTATTTAGTCAGGTAACTGTCTTGTTTAGTCAGGAAACTAAACAAGAGGTAACTGTGACTGAAAAGATCAGATGCAGACATTCTCTGCCAAAAGTATGGGAGtgatagaatcatagaatatcctgagttggaagggacccacatgGATCACTGATTCCaactcctggccttgcacacAATAACAAATAacatgtgcctgagagcattgtccaaatgcttgAACTCTGGCAAGCTTGGTGTTGTCATCACTTCCCTGGAACAAGAACATCAAAACCTTAACAGATTATTATGATACTTCTgcacttgttttttaaaaaacattgaCTGCCTCAGTTCAGTGGCCATGATTTGACTAATTTTGGTAATTTCTAGAAATtgcttccaaaattaaaaaccaaccaGTTCCAGTGTAACAGATGGCTTAATATGGACACTCCAAAGAGGCACCCTGAAGTCAAAACACGGGCAAGCAAAGTCCCAGCGTAGCATCTCTTCTTTGCAGGACTGACTACTGACCTGCTTCCTTTCTGAGCGCACGGCCTTAAATAAACTCATGAAACAAATCTGACATTTTGGAAATAATATTCCAACTCAAAGCAGTTGAGCATCACTTTTCACACAGCTGAGTCAAGAATGCTGACAGCAAATCAAAGCCATGTTGAAAAACATCAGACCAGTATTACCTGCATTATGAGGATGCACATCCCAATCGAACCAAGGACATGCTTATTGTCATCAAACCACCTCATAACTTCCTCATAACATCCCTGAAATggtgaaagatgaaaaattacattttctttctaggTTCCTTCCCTCTATTTTGTTCCTTCCCACCCCTGCCTAAGACCTGGCCTGGGCAAAGTGAGCCTTACCCTTTTCCACAGTGATTCAGTAGAGTTCCGTCCACAGTCTTGGGAGTTTTCCTTACAACATCGGTCTGGAACAATGttttctcccagcactgggTACCAATCCGTATAGTCATTCACACCACAGCATTTCATCTGTGCAGAAGTAAAGGATTAATAAATTAACTAGCACAATTTGTAAATCACGCATAACCAcaaacttttctttccagtaaaccactctgtattttaaaaaaggccAACACAacacttttgtatttttaaggtGTTCTGTGGTTGCTGATCACTTAAAGCAAATActtcaaaacacaaagaaaaaacaaaaccaaagaaaataaatggctCCACACCCAAATCTTCTTGACACAGACACATGAGCCCAAACACCAAAACATAAGGTAATAAGCCCACAACTGCTAAAAGCAAAATCCTGCCAAAGCTGCAGTGCCACCTATGCAGGttttgctgcctctctgctcttACAGATCATCTCTATGCCTGTGATAGCCACAGAGAATCCCAGACAGGTGAGCATCTTTCACCTTACAGAGTACACTTTCGTCTGGGTTTCACAGTACTCTTGGGTTTCACAGTATTCCCTGGATGTTCAAGAGtgcaaaatcagaaatcagaacCTGCGTTAGCCACCTTTTAGACTAGGCACAGATGTCACAGACTGCAACAGCCTTGATGACCAAATTGTTACTTTTTTACTACTGATAAAAAGATGTTACCTCTGCTTGAATGATATTCCATGCATTTTTCAGTCcaatattattttctgaattgtATAGCTTCATACCTTCCTTCAAATCCTTCTTTGCACTCTCACTGACCTGCACCATGTAGAAGACAGAGGAAGTCAATGCACTGCTGTTTAGAGGAAAGGACCAAATGGTACAGATACACATACAGAATGTCCATCTTTTACCTTCTCTCACCACAAACTTAACATGGGTAAAAAGCTTCAGGACTCCCTCAAATCACTGGAACCTTTAAGCAGCTGCCAAGGCCTAGTCTCTCCCTTAGATTACAAAATAGTAGATTAATTCTCTTGAGATAGGAGACCTCTGCTAAAAGTCCATTATACAGTCATCATCTGATTCAAACAGAACATGAACAGCATAAATCTGCTGAGCTTGCTGCAACCTTGCCAGAGACAGCTGTTGGCAATACCCCtcagcagcctctcctgcctATAACCTGTGGCctgtttttatttgctgataTCCCAAAAACAGAGTCCCGCTTCCCAACCTTAGCAGAGTTATCCTTGCATGGGTTCGGGCAGGCTATAGTGAATAGCCAGTACAAAATGAGTTGAAAAAAGACattattgtttttctctttgtgggAGCAAGCTTGTAGGATTTATGACTTTCAAATGTGCTCTTCTTTGTTTTGAAGACAAAGTTGTAATGCTTAACAGGAGATCTGAGATGTCCCATTTCTTGTATACATTTCAGTCTGAGCCCAGACTCCTGGATACAGGTAGGAATGTACCTTGCCTCTGAAGTATTGAGCTGGTAGAAGAGAAAGGATTATGGTCCTGGCATAAAGGTCAGTGATATAAGATCTACTTCATCCCTCTTTTACAACCCAGTCAAAATCAGCAGTTCACCTCATCTCCCTGAAAGTAGCAGGCATCATAATGACAACTTGAGAAGAGATAAAGGTCTGGAAGgagctgttttaaaataagtctGGGCATACTCATACTGTAAGGTTCTGCCCTGTGTTTAGCAGAGGTCTCCAGTTCCACAATCACTTTTCCAGTGTTATATATCTGATGGGCAAGCAGTTGTGCCTACTTCACTTAGTTGCCGTGAGATAGCAAATTCCTACTGATGGGCTTTATGAGAAACTGCCTCTGATCCATTCTGCACTCATGCCAAACTCTCTGGGACTGCCCAGTCAAGTGAGACAACTGGTGGCATTTGGAATAACCTGTGAGTATCTCATGCCTCTCTCCTCTAGTCCTGTTCAAAGGGCTGGCTTTAGGAAGCTATAAGGTTTTAAGCAGGACCTTCCACAACTCAGGACTACAAGATGATCATCTTCTTGCAGACATCAAACATGTTGAAGGCTATCTAAGATTTCAGGACAAGATGAAAATGGAGGCTCTGGACCATGGTTTCATTTTAGGGATTTGTCTCCTGCTTGTTCTCCTCATcacttcctcctcccccttcaGAAGCAGCTTACAAGAGAAAACCAACATCTCAAGGTTAAACCTTCACCAAAGTGAAGATCCAGGAGAACCCACATACCttcaccaaacaaaaaactaaatcTGGCTTACATGCTAGTAGAGATAATTGATCTATATGGCATATTTGCTTACCTTGTCCATataaacaaagaataaaatgacTAAtatcagctctgccaggagaaTTATCAGCAAAACGATGAAAAActagaacaaagaaaaaagagacGGTGTATACACACTTGCCAACTAGAGAGTAAACCTGGAGCTGCTAGCAACTATGGAGACAATAGGCTTACTACCAGTTTGCAGGTTTCAGCCATGCTTTTGTCATGCTCCCTGTCACAGCACACAGTTCTGGGAGTCTCTTTCCTTCACACAGACTACAGGACAGATGCTAAATCCCTTAGCACAACGATCAATGTGACGTGCCTCAGAAATGATTCCCTAGCAGATGGGCTTGAACCACATGTGACTGTGGAATAGTCTTCATATTACTCAGCACTTCTATTCCCAGCTCTGTATctgaaatctctctctctctgcagaggCATCCCAAGTGTGAGTTCCAGTAGTTTCTCTTTTCATGCCCAGTAGGCGGTTTTTTCATGCCTTTATGCCCTAGTGGACTCCAGACAGGCATGGCACTTGACCCCCAGACACTGGGGAAGGAGTATGGAGCACAGCTAGCTCTTCAAATGGAAACTCATGACAGTCATGATAGTATAAAATGACTTTTGCAGAACCTCATAAGAATATAAAatcttttat
This is a stretch of genomic DNA from Ficedula albicollis isolate OC2 chromosome 1 unlocalized genomic scaffold, FicAlb1.5 N00242, whole genome shotgun sequence. It encodes these proteins:
- the TSPAN9 gene encoding tetraspanin-9 isoform X3 yields the protein MPSSPPPGVECCCLKIASAMANAHKFKKCNMARGCLCCLKYMMFLFNLIFWLCGCGLLGVGIWLSVSQGNFATFSPSFPSLSAANLVITIGTVIMVTGFLGCLGAIKENKCLLLSFFIVLLIILLAELILVILFFVYMDKVSESAKKDLKEGMKLYNSENNIGLKNAWNIIQAEMKCCGVNDYTDWYPVLGENIVPDRCCKENSQDCGRNSTESLWKRGCYEEVMRWFDDNKHVLGSIGMCILIMQILGMAFSMTLFQQIHRTGKKYDA
- the TSPAN9 gene encoding tetraspanin-9 isoform X2, whose protein sequence is MARGCLCCLKYMMFLFNLIFWLCGCGLLGVGIWLSVSQGNFATFSPSFPSLSAANLVITIGTVIMVTGFLGCLGAIKENKCLLLSFFIVLLIILLAELILVILFFVYMDKVSESAKKDLKEGMKLYNSENNIGLKNAWNIIQAEMKCCGVNDYTDWYPVLGENIVPDRCCKENSQDCGRNSTESLWKRGCYEEVMRWFDDNKHVLGSIGMCILIMQILGMAFSMTLFQQIHRTGKKYDA